A stretch of DNA from Maridesulfovibrio sp.:
CGGACCTGTTTAAGGTAATCATGATACTCTTTTGGGCCTATGTATTCCATATCCAGAACTGTTTTTCCGTTTTTGGCCACCTCTCCGGCCAGTCTCAGCCGGTAGTCACGATCATCAGTGCTGAAGCAGTTGAAAAGCAGGCTTTCAAGACCGACCATGTCGATTGTTTTGAAGTAGGCTTCCCTGTATTCCGGCGAGCAGGATTCAAATACACCCATTCCGTTCTGGGGGCAGATTATGAAATTGCTTCCGGCCCGTTTGCGGCAGTAGTCCGCTATGCGTACGATCAGTTTGATCATTCTGTCGGCAGTATCCTTCACGTCTTCGCCCTGTTCGTGCCAGAACCAGTATGCGTCCACTATGTCCAGATATACACCGTCAAAACCGGCTTCCAAGATGCGGTCCATGTACGGCTTCAGTGCTTTTTCCCACCAGTCCTCGCTCCAGTAGCGGACTTTGAAGTTCCCCGGCCAGTCCTTGTTTTCCGGCCCCAGAAAAGTCGGATGATTTTCATCCCATCCCTTATCCCAGTAGAAACGGTAATTTTCCGCTTCACCTATGGAAAAATAGCAGAGTACGGTTTTTTTATACCTGTGCATGATCGCTACTTCTTCGGCGGTGAATTTTCTGTTGTCCGTACCGTCCTTGGAGTAGTCGGTCACAATCAGCTGGTAGGGAGATTCGGCAATTGCAGCTGTGGAAGGATTCTGCAGCACGCAGGCCCAGCTTGAAATCTCCGGCCGTTTCGGAGTTACCCGTATGCCGTTAATTGACTCAGAGCCGTATTCTGTTCTGTCCGGGACAGGCTTTTGCGGTGAACAGGACATAATGAGAAACAGCAGAATAATTGACAGGCTAAATTTAAATTTCATTTTTTTCAGTCCGTTATGTTACAGTTTATTCCTGCTTCCTTAGCACGGACAGGACGTTTAAAGCAATGAAATGGACAAGTCTGGAAAATCTTACGAAAAATACTTAAAAGTTAAATGTTATACTTTTCAGGTCATTGTTTTCTGTTTATATTGCATTGGTTGAAAGTTGGAGAAGGTAATCCAACCATTTAAACGGTAAGATTATTTTGTCGGGCGGGGCGCTGGACGCGGGAACATCGCGTTTGTTGCCCGCTAGTTGACTTTCTGTAAGTCAGGAGGATTTAGTGAAACGTTTTTTTGTATGTATTTTGTTTTTTATATTGGCCCTTGCAGGTTGTTCCGGTTCCTACATGAAGGATTATGTACAGCCGCAGGGAATTGCCAGTGACGCAAGGCTGGTGGCAGTTCTGCCTCTGGTCAATCTGACCACCACTCCCAACGCCGGAAGGATTGTCAGCGACCTGCTTTCCACCGAGCTTTATGCGTCCACCAGATTCAAGCTCATGGAGTCCACCGAGATGCTCAAACGGGTCAAAGGTGACAGTGATGACCTTGAGTTTGTAATGGAAGATGTGGTCGCGCAGAAAATAGGCAGCAAACTCGGAGTTGATACCGTGGTTTACGGTTCCGTTTCCGAGTATCAGTACAAGCGCGGTGTGAACCAGAGCCCCACGGTCGGAATCA
This window harbors:
- a CDS encoding MJ1477/TM1410 family putative glycoside hydrolase — translated: MKFKFSLSIILLFLIMSCSPQKPVPDRTEYGSESINGIRVTPKRPEISSWACVLQNPSTAAIAESPYQLIVTDYSKDGTDNRKFTAEEVAIMHRYKKTVLCYFSIGEAENYRFYWDKGWDENHPTFLGPENKDWPGNFKVRYWSEDWWEKALKPYMDRILEAGFDGVYLDIVDAYWFWHEQGEDVKDTADRMIKLIVRIADYCRKRAGSNFIICPQNGMGVFESCSPEYREAYFKTIDMVGLESLLFNCFSTDDRDYRLRLAGEVAKNGKTVLDMEYIGPKEYHDYLKQVRALPFKLIPYASTPDAALTRLTDFYYSLK
- a CDS encoding GNA1162 family protein, which translates into the protein MKRFFVCILFFILALAGCSGSYMKDYVQPQGIASDARLVAVLPLVNLTTTPNAGRIVSDLLSTELYASTRFKLMESTEMLKRVKGDSDDLEFVMEDVVAQKIGSKLGVDTVVYGSVSEYQYKRGVNQSPTVGINLKMIDVPSGKVLWASSSSNSGGCFFGCTDSLNSVAQDTLAEMVQTMSDTPAQ